The proteins below come from a single Chitinophaga pinensis DSM 2588 genomic window:
- the tpiA gene encoding triose-phosphate isomerase, translating to MRKKIVAGNWKMNLTIGQAEQLINDILQAGLRLKEGQEVVVATPFPYLLKAKALLKNTPGFYVAAQNCASEKSGAYTGEVSAEMLASIGVDYVILGHSERREYFQESNAVLAKKIDLALANGIKPIFCCGEPLEVRKAETQNEYVAKQLEESLYHLTEEQLKDVVIAYEPIWAIGTGLTASAAQAQDMHAFIRGQIAAKYGREAALRLTIQYGGSAKPSNAGELFACPDVDGGLIGGASLVAADFLAIVSHLG from the coding sequence ATGAGAAAAAAAATCGTTGCTGGAAACTGGAAAATGAACCTGACCATCGGACAGGCAGAACAGCTGATCAATGACATTTTGCAGGCTGGCCTGCGTTTGAAGGAAGGACAGGAAGTGGTAGTCGCCACCCCTTTTCCATACCTGTTGAAAGCAAAGGCATTATTGAAAAATACGCCTGGTTTTTATGTGGCAGCTCAGAACTGTGCATCTGAGAAATCTGGTGCATATACTGGTGAGGTATCTGCAGAAATGCTGGCTTCTATTGGTGTTGACTATGTAATACTGGGTCACTCTGAGAGAAGGGAATATTTCCAGGAAAGCAATGCTGTACTGGCAAAGAAAATTGATCTGGCGCTGGCAAACGGCATCAAACCAATCTTCTGTTGCGGTGAACCACTGGAAGTAAGGAAAGCTGAAACACAGAACGAATATGTTGCAAAACAGCTGGAAGAGAGCCTGTATCACCTGACTGAAGAGCAGCTGAAAGATGTCGTTATCGCTTATGAGCCAATCTGGGCAATCGGTACTGGTCTGACAGCGAGCGCTGCGCAGGCCCAGGATATGCACGCTTTCATCAGAGGACAGATCGCTGCTAAATATGGCAGAGAAGCGGCTTTACGCCTGACTATCCAGTATGGTGGTAGTGCAAAACCTTCTAATGCAGGTGAACTGTTTGCTTGTCCTGATGTGGATGGTGGTCTGATCGGCGGTGCTTCATTGGTAGCTGCTGATTTCCTGGCTATCGTTAGTCATCTGGGATAA
- a CDS encoding putative sugar nucleotidyl transferase, with translation MKRNYILLDTPARELLYPFTHTRPVAACRIGILTIREKWEHWLNTAISHFTVPYLQQKYPLKRDETMPAVLIAGNVLPDKALVQAIAALQPGQGLYKSDEFIAKVMPGDQPDAAPIERKEYLGEISAVRRPWDFFLLNDKALRSDFDLLTAGRVSAPLSDTNKVSGAEQIFLEEGAVVEHSILNALTGPIYIGRNAEVMEGCLVRGPLAMGEKAVLKMGTKVYGATTLGPGSVGGGEIKNVIMFGYSNKGHDGYLGDAVIGEWCNLGANATCSNLKNNGSVVRVWVEALQQAEPAGNKCGLLMGDYSRCGIGTMLNTGTVIGASCNIFGGDFPPKFVPSFSWGGAGKTERYRIAQALRDIETWMRFKGQEMTETDKQVLEVLFAKLSDD, from the coding sequence ATGAAGCGGAATTACATTCTTTTAGACACGCCCGCCCGAGAGCTGTTATATCCCTTCACGCATACAAGACCGGTGGCAGCCTGCCGTATAGGTATTCTGACGATCCGCGAGAAATGGGAGCATTGGCTGAATACCGCTATCAGTCACTTCACCGTCCCTTATTTACAACAAAAATACCCGCTTAAAAGAGATGAGACCATGCCGGCAGTCCTGATTGCAGGAAATGTGCTGCCAGATAAGGCATTGGTACAGGCTATTGCTGCATTGCAGCCTGGTCAGGGACTTTATAAGTCGGATGAATTCATTGCTAAGGTGATGCCGGGAGATCAACCTGATGCAGCACCTATAGAACGAAAAGAGTATCTTGGCGAAATATCGGCGGTGAGGAGGCCCTGGGATTTCTTTTTGTTGAATGATAAGGCGCTTCGCAGTGATTTTGACCTGCTGACTGCCGGAAGGGTATCGGCGCCTCTCAGTGATACGAATAAGGTGAGTGGTGCGGAGCAGATCTTCCTGGAGGAGGGGGCGGTGGTAGAGCACAGTATCCTGAATGCGCTGACCGGACCTATTTATATCGGAAGGAATGCGGAGGTTATGGAAGGTTGTCTGGTAAGAGGGCCGCTGGCGATGGGAGAGAAGGCGGTGCTGAAAATGGGCACTAAGGTATATGGGGCGACGACGCTGGGACCTGGCAGTGTAGGAGGGGGAGAGATCAAGAATGTGATAATGTTCGGTTATTCTAATAAAGGGCATGACGGTTACCTGGGAGATGCGGTGATCGGGGAATGGTGTAACCTGGGTGCTAATGCGACCTGTTCTAATCTGAAGAACAATGGGAGTGTGGTAAGAGTCTGGGTGGAGGCTTTGCAGCAGGCGGAGCCGGCAGGTAACAAATGTGGATTGCTGATGGGAGATTACAGCCGTTGTGGCATTGGTACGATGCTGAATACGGGTACGGTGATCGGCGCCTCCTGTAATATATTCGGGGGCGATTTTCCGCCTAAATTTGTGCCTTCCTTTTCATGGGGTGGCGCGGGGAAAACAGAACGTTACCGTATTGCGCAGGCTTTACGCGATATCGAGACCTGGATGCGCTTTAAAGGGCAGGAGATGACGGAGACAGACAAACAGGTACTGGAAGTTTTGTTTGCAAAGCTTTCAGATGATTAA
- a CDS encoding type B 50S ribosomal protein L31 — translation MKQGIHPESYRFVVFKDMSNGTSFLSRSTAPSKETITWEDGNEYPVIKLEISNTSHPFYTGKNVLVDTAGRIDKFNKRYAKKA, via the coding sequence ATGAAACAGGGAATCCATCCAGAAAGCTACAGATTTGTAGTATTCAAAGATATGTCAAACGGTACTAGCTTTTTAAGCCGTTCTACCGCTCCTTCCAAAGAAACTATCACCTGGGAAGATGGTAACGAGTACCCGGTAATTAAGCTGGAAATTTCTAATACTTCTCACCCTTTCTATACTGGTAAGAACGTATTGGTGGATACAGCAGGACGTATCGACAAATTCAACAAACGTTACGCTAAGAAAGCCTAA
- a CDS encoding YajQ family cyclic di-GMP-binding protein: MPSFDIVSKVDTQTLDNAINTVKKEITNRYDFKDSHVTIELNKKELGLTIEVDSDMKLGQVIDVLISRTMRQGLDGNIFDLSKEHYQSGKVVKKDVPIRNGIKQEDAKKLVKLIKDSGAKVQAAIMDDIVRVTGKKIDDLQEVIQKTKEANLGIPLQYINMKS, from the coding sequence ATGCCATCCTTTGATATTGTTAGCAAAGTGGATACACAGACACTTGATAATGCGATAAACACCGTTAAAAAGGAGATTACCAACAGGTACGACTTTAAAGATTCGCATGTTACTATTGAATTGAATAAGAAGGAACTGGGCCTGACCATCGAGGTAGACAGCGATATGAAGCTGGGCCAGGTAATTGACGTCCTGATCAGTCGTACGATGCGGCAGGGGCTGGACGGTAACATTTTCGATCTGAGTAAGGAGCATTACCAGAGCGGAAAGGTGGTTAAAAAAGACGTTCCTATCAGAAATGGTATCAAACAGGAAGATGCCAAGAAGCTGGTTAAATTGATCAAAGATTCCGGGGCTAAGGTACAGGCGGCCATTATGGACGATATTGTAAGGGTGACCGGTAAAAAGATCGATGATTTACAGGAGGTTATACAGAAGACGAAGGAAGCGAACTTAGGTATTCCTTTACAGTATATAAATATGAAGAGCTAA
- a CDS encoding head GIN domain-containing protein: MKTLRLNWVLPVALLLFTITASAFNVLNEKVKGSGNIKSEARTEGPFRSISTSGSYNVYITPGAKNDIRIEADDNLLPYIETKLRGNDLEIGTKRGYDIKPSKTINIYVTLDQLEELNSSGSGGFYSKGKLKGNSVKFSFSGSTNTELELDASNLAVEVSGSSHLNLKGHIPSTKYEISGTADVEALELQSSDAKVSISGTGKLDIAVEKKLDVSVAGMGKIRYKGSPVINQSSSGMAKITKVD; this comes from the coding sequence ATGAAAACATTACGTTTAAACTGGGTACTGCCAGTAGCACTATTGCTGTTCACTATCACCGCATCTGCCTTTAATGTCCTCAATGAAAAAGTAAAGGGGAGCGGTAACATTAAATCAGAAGCCCGTACGGAAGGACCATTCAGGAGTATCAGCACTTCAGGTTCCTATAACGTGTATATCACGCCTGGTGCTAAAAACGATATCAGAATTGAAGCAGATGATAACCTGCTGCCATATATCGAGACGAAGCTGAGAGGGAATGATCTGGAGATCGGTACAAAAAGAGGATATGATATCAAGCCATCTAAAACCATCAATATATATGTGACCCTGGATCAGCTGGAAGAATTAAATTCCAGCGGTAGCGGCGGATTTTACAGCAAAGGCAAACTGAAGGGAAATAGTGTGAAATTCTCTTTCAGTGGTTCTACCAATACAGAGCTGGAGCTGGATGCCAGCAACCTGGCAGTAGAAGTGTCTGGTTCCAGTCACCTGAACCTGAAAGGACATATTCCATCCACCAAATATGAGATCTCAGGTACTGCTGATGTGGAAGCACTGGAATTGCAGTCTTCCGACGCGAAGGTCTCTATTTCCGGTACCGGTAAACTGGACATTGCTGTGGAGAAGAAGCTGGATGTGAGTGTTGCCGGTATGGGTAAGATCCGTTATAAAGGGTCACCGGTGATCAACCAGTCCTCTTCTGGCATGGCGAAGATCACTAAAGTTGACTAA
- a CDS encoding RNA polymerase sigma factor, giving the protein MQASANNLNNTSITDHLVSRCKKGDTLAFRELYNAYSAAMYNICLRMTGNPADAEDTLQEAFMQVFKNIERLENAGSVTAWIKRIVVNHCLSHLRRKKVYFEEVDNIDVEEETIVDESDFAWTVAAIKEAIHVLPHGYRTVLNLYIFEEYSHKEIASMLDISESTVKTQYMRAKDKVRQIIKQRKSIR; this is encoded by the coding sequence ATGCAAGCATCAGCCAACAACTTGAACAATACATCCATAACAGACCACCTGGTGTCCCGGTGTAAGAAAGGAGACACGCTCGCATTCCGTGAGTTATACAATGCATATTCTGCTGCAATGTATAACATCTGTCTGCGTATGACGGGGAATCCGGCAGATGCCGAAGATACCTTGCAGGAGGCTTTTATGCAGGTGTTTAAAAATATAGAACGGCTTGAAAACGCGGGCAGCGTCACAGCATGGATCAAACGAATAGTTGTGAACCATTGTCTGAGCCACCTGCGTAGAAAGAAAGTATATTTTGAAGAAGTAGACAATATAGACGTAGAAGAAGAAACAATCGTAGACGAATCAGATTTTGCCTGGACGGTAGCTGCGATAAAGGAGGCGATACACGTTTTGCCTCACGGCTATCGTACCGTTCTTAACTTGTACATATTTGAAGAGTACTCACATAAAGAAATTGCTTCCATGCTGGACATTTCTGAGTCAACAGTGAAAACACAGTATATGCGTGCAAAAGATAAAGTGAGACAGATCATAAAACAGAGAAAATCAATACGCTGA
- a CDS encoding outer membrane beta-barrel family protein produces MKSTTTLLASFLTICSINTIQAQQIETARVTGRVLQTGAKPVEFATITLLKAKDSSLVKGAIADINGQYEFEQIKQGKYLIAAAYVGMTKAYSKPFEVKGSAPVSMETLTLGADAKNLKEVNVTAKKPFIEQRADKMIVNVENSIIGAGGTAMEALEKSPGVSIDKDDNISLKGKSGVVIMIDGKLTNMSSQDVAQLLKSMPSSNIEQIELITNPSAKYDAAGNSGIINIKLKKNKMVGSNGNVSLFGAYGLTPKYGGALNLNHRNEKFNLFGSYNYNHRENQQHLGLYRTGTTEGRPTVFDQDNERKRKSDYHGVKVGMDYFINKNNTIGVMVDAGFRSNTEPADALTKIGDGQRVDSTLKTHTNADGTWRRWAYNVNYKAILDTTGKELNIDLDYARNSEERGNDIFSTIWDSAGKNYMRGDTSRNSQPNSIDIKTIKADYVHPLRNQAKLEAGFKLSFVKTDNDAKFDSLRSGNWVYDKNRSNHFIYKENVNAAYVNFQKQFKKVNVQLGLRAEQSNIEGNSITMNQVTDTSYFNLFPSIFVSYDIHKDHQLGLSYSRRLQRPDYEDLNPFQIYLDRYTLISGNPYLKPSYANSVEFTHTFKHFLTTSVGYTHTKDKITQIVEADKDVVSGDTLNIRYKYLNVAKSDIVNLNISFPITITKWWSSFTYLSAYYNKFQTIVDNQSVNISSGGFMGRTQQTFTLPKDLSAEVSVFYLSPQIADEGLFRMKHMCAVDLGVSKQILHKKGSLKLNVNDVFNIQRFRGSFENGGRYTGVTSKWESRQVRLTFNYRFGNTNIKAARNRKTGLEDEQGRVKDGN; encoded by the coding sequence ATGAAATCGACCACTACATTGTTGGCCTCTTTTTTAACTATCTGTAGCATAAATACCATTCAGGCACAGCAGATTGAAACAGCCCGGGTTACTGGCCGGGTATTACAAACAGGTGCAAAGCCTGTGGAATTTGCCACTATTACTTTACTGAAAGCAAAAGATTCTTCCCTGGTAAAAGGTGCTATTGCAGACATCAATGGCCAGTACGAATTTGAACAGATAAAACAAGGTAAGTACCTGATTGCCGCTGCTTACGTAGGCATGACGAAAGCTTACAGCAAACCTTTTGAAGTAAAAGGCAGCGCACCGGTATCTATGGAAACACTGACACTGGGTGCAGACGCCAAGAATCTGAAAGAAGTAAATGTCACTGCCAAGAAACCTTTTATTGAGCAGCGGGCTGATAAAATGATTGTAAATGTTGAAAACAGCATCATCGGCGCTGGTGGTACCGCTATGGAAGCACTGGAAAAGTCGCCTGGTGTATCTATCGACAAAGACGATAATATTAGTTTAAAAGGTAAAAGTGGCGTTGTTATCATGATTGATGGCAAGCTTACAAATATGAGTTCCCAGGACGTTGCGCAGCTGCTTAAAAGCATGCCCAGTAGCAATATTGAGCAAATCGAACTGATCACCAATCCTTCCGCCAAATACGACGCAGCTGGCAACTCCGGGATCATCAACATTAAGCTGAAAAAGAATAAAATGGTGGGGTCCAACGGTAACGTATCACTGTTTGGAGCTTATGGTCTGACACCCAAATATGGTGGTGCGCTGAACCTGAACCATCGTAATGAAAAGTTCAACCTCTTCGGATCTTACAACTACAATCACCGTGAAAACCAGCAGCACCTTGGTTTATACCGTACCGGTACTACTGAAGGAAGACCTACTGTATTCGATCAGGACAATGAACGGAAAAGGAAATCGGATTATCACGGTGTGAAAGTGGGGATGGACTACTTCATCAACAAGAATAATACAATCGGTGTCATGGTAGATGCAGGATTCAGAAGCAATACAGAACCTGCGGATGCGCTTACTAAGATCGGCGACGGACAGCGTGTGGATTCTACCCTGAAAACACATACCAATGCAGACGGTACCTGGAGAAGATGGGCATACAATGTGAATTATAAAGCCATCCTGGATACAACGGGTAAAGAACTGAATATCGACCTGGACTATGCCCGTAACAGTGAAGAACGTGGTAACGATATCTTCTCTACTATCTGGGATTCTGCCGGTAAAAATTATATGCGTGGCGATACCTCCCGTAACAGTCAGCCAAACAGCATCGACATCAAAACCATTAAGGCTGATTACGTACATCCGCTGCGTAACCAGGCCAAGCTGGAAGCCGGTTTCAAACTGAGTTTCGTAAAGACTGACAATGACGCAAAATTTGATTCACTGCGTAGTGGCAACTGGGTATATGATAAGAACCGTTCCAACCACTTTATCTATAAAGAGAATGTGAACGCTGCTTATGTCAATTTCCAGAAACAGTTTAAAAAGGTGAATGTACAGTTAGGGCTGCGTGCTGAGCAGAGCAATATAGAAGGTAATTCTATCACAATGAACCAGGTGACGGATACCAGTTATTTCAATCTGTTTCCAAGTATATTCGTAAGCTATGACATACATAAGGATCATCAGCTGGGATTGTCTTACAGCCGCCGTTTACAGCGTCCTGACTACGAAGACCTGAATCCGTTTCAGATCTATCTGGACAGATATACACTGATCTCAGGTAACCCTTATCTGAAACCATCTTATGCAAACAGTGTTGAGTTCACGCATACATTCAAACATTTCCTGACTACCTCTGTCGGTTATACGCATACAAAAGACAAGATCACACAGATCGTGGAAGCTGACAAGGATGTAGTATCCGGAGATACATTGAATATCCGTTACAAATACCTGAACGTAGCAAAATCTGATATCGTCAATCTGAATATCTCTTTCCCGATCACGATCACAAAATGGTGGAGCAGCTTTACTTATCTGTCTGCTTACTACAACAAGTTCCAGACGATTGTGGATAACCAGTCAGTGAATATTTCCAGTGGTGGATTCATGGGACGTACGCAACAGACGTTTACTTTACCGAAAGACCTGAGTGCTGAAGTAAGCGTATTCTATCTGTCTCCGCAGATCGCTGATGAAGGACTGTTCAGAATGAAACATATGTGCGCCGTTGATCTGGGTGTATCCAAACAGATCCTGCACAAAAAGGGAAGTCTGAAACTGAATGTAAATGATGTATTCAATATTCAGCGCTTCCGTGGAAGTTTCGAAAATGGTGGCCGTTACACCGGTGTGACCAGCAAATGGGAAAGTCGTCAGGTGCGTCTGACCTTTAACTACCGCTTCGGTAACACCAATATCAAAGCTGCCCGCAACCGTAAAACCGGCCTGGAAGATGAACAGGGTCGTGTGAAAGACGGTAACTAA
- a CDS encoding hemerythrin domain-containing protein, with protein MQRHPVLIPLSQEHQRLLFVCRYLKNDAAAYEGFPLETNAKLAYIVKVFQEVMVPHIQKEEYLFEMCTGHHPEIDQLIQELIREHQQISRMYSALAENNDMIAAMDLLARSLEEHIRKEERVLFEKIQAELPEILERIKWASA; from the coding sequence ATGCAACGTCATCCGGTCCTGATTCCGTTATCACAGGAACATCAACGTTTACTGTTCGTTTGCCGGTATCTGAAAAATGATGCCGCCGCTTATGAGGGTTTTCCTCTTGAAACAAATGCCAAGCTGGCCTATATCGTAAAAGTATTCCAGGAGGTGATGGTACCACACATACAGAAAGAGGAATATCTCTTTGAAATGTGTACCGGACATCACCCGGAAATCGATCAGCTGATACAGGAGCTGATACGGGAGCACCAGCAGATCTCCCGTATGTACAGTGCCCTGGCCGAAAATAATGATATGATTGCCGCCATGGACCTCCTGGCCCGCAGCCTGGAAGAACATATCAGGAAAGAAGAGCGGGTATTATTTGAAAAGATCCAGGCGGAATTGCCCGAAATCCTGGAACGTATCAAGTGGGCATCAGCATGA
- a CDS encoding prolipoprotein diacylglyceryl transferase: MYPNLYYAFKDLFGLNIPLLKLLQTFGFFVAIAFLVAAYVLTIELKRREQLGLLTGIKGKAIIAKPFNMTEVLVHALLGFVLGYKLLGLATEWDETVQDVQAYVFSIQGSLLGGVVLGAILGYFKYREAKKNHAPEIKEEIVTIMPHQRVPDIIVMAAVAGLLGAKIFHNLENWGDFVKDPIGALFSFSGLTFYGGLIVASYVIIRYAIKKNINVWQLIDSAAPSLMLAYGVGRMGCHFSGDGDWGIYNSAYVTDAAGKIVPADPAKFQEMVKASEQFFVRQYGSLEHIPHAAFTKPAGLSFLPDWLFAYGYPHNVINEGVQMAGCAGKYCSVLPVSVYPTALYEIITCLILFAVLFALRKKVTVPGMLFGIYLIMNGVERFFIEKIRVNTKYDIFGFHPTQAEIISSLMVIGGAVLIWYCRKIHKAAKPAI; encoded by the coding sequence ATGTATCCTAATCTATATTACGCTTTTAAAGACCTTTTTGGTCTGAATATCCCGCTGCTAAAGCTTTTACAAACTTTCGGTTTCTTTGTTGCCATCGCTTTTCTTGTGGCGGCCTATGTGTTGACCATAGAATTAAAAAGACGAGAGCAACTTGGTTTGCTGACAGGGATAAAAGGGAAAGCAATTATTGCGAAGCCTTTTAACATGACAGAGGTGCTTGTGCATGCATTGCTTGGTTTTGTGTTAGGATATAAACTGCTTGGTTTAGCCACTGAATGGGACGAAACGGTGCAGGATGTACAGGCCTATGTATTTTCTATACAGGGAAGCCTGTTAGGAGGTGTTGTACTGGGAGCTATCCTGGGATATTTTAAATACAGGGAAGCTAAAAAAAATCATGCGCCTGAGATTAAAGAGGAAATCGTTACGATTATGCCGCACCAGCGTGTGCCGGACATTATTGTAATGGCTGCTGTGGCGGGATTGCTGGGCGCCAAGATATTTCACAACCTGGAAAACTGGGGCGATTTCGTCAAAGACCCTATCGGTGCTTTGTTTTCCTTCAGTGGTCTCACCTTCTATGGAGGACTGATCGTCGCTTCTTATGTTATTATACGCTATGCGATCAAGAAAAACATCAATGTATGGCAACTGATAGACAGTGCTGCTCCCTCATTGATGCTGGCTTATGGTGTTGGTCGTATGGGATGTCATTTCTCCGGAGACGGTGACTGGGGTATTTATAATAGTGCCTACGTTACCGATGCAGCAGGCAAAATTGTACCCGCTGACCCGGCGAAGTTTCAGGAGATGGTGAAGGCGAGTGAGCAGTTCTTTGTCAGACAATATGGTAGTCTTGAACATATTCCACATGCAGCTTTCACGAAACCTGCCGGTCTGAGTTTCCTGCCTGACTGGTTATTTGCATATGGTTATCCACATAACGTTATTAATGAGGGTGTACAGATGGCCGGTTGCGCTGGAAAATATTGCAGTGTATTGCCGGTATCCGTTTATCCTACTGCTTTATATGAGATCATTACCTGTCTGATCCTGTTCGCCGTATTATTTGCGCTGCGTAAAAAGGTAACTGTACCGGGTATGCTTTTTGGTATTTATCTGATAATGAACGGCGTTGAACGTTTCTTTATTGAGAAAATCAGGGTGAACACGAAATATGATATTTTCGGTTTTCATCCTACACAGGCTGAAATCATCTCTTCATTAATGGTAATCGGTGGCGCAGTGTTGATCTGGTATTGCCGCAAAATACATAAAGCAGCAAAACCAGCTATCTGA
- a CDS encoding BrxA/BrxB family bacilliredoxin, which produces MYPAELVMPMKAELTDNGFQELLTPEKVDEILKQEGTTLVMINSVCGCSAGSARPGVLMAVAHSEKKPDRLTTSFAGFDLAAVQQLRSHLLPYPPSSPAIALFKDGQLVHFIERHMIEGRPAQMIAANLADAFAQYC; this is translated from the coding sequence ATGTATCCAGCAGAACTAGTAATGCCCATGAAGGCAGAATTGACAGATAATGGTTTTCAAGAACTGCTTACACCTGAGAAAGTGGATGAGATATTAAAGCAAGAGGGAACAACCCTTGTGATGATCAATTCAGTTTGCGGTTGCTCTGCAGGTAGTGCACGTCCTGGTGTGCTGATGGCCGTTGCGCACAGTGAAAAGAAACCAGACAGATTAACAACCAGCTTTGCGGGTTTTGATCTGGCAGCGGTTCAGCAGCTTCGTTCTCACCTGTTACCTTATCCTCCGTCTTCTCCTGCGATCGCTTTATTTAAAGATGGTCAGCTGGTGCATTTTATTGAGCGTCACATGATTGAAGGTCGTCCTGCACAGATGATTGCAGCGAACCTGGCTGACGCGTTTGCGCAATACTGCTAA
- a CDS encoding Hsp20/alpha crystallin family protein: protein MTFVKFNQAPAVKSFGGLVEDIFNHNGFSRFLKDDVHTNDFYGAYPPVNITENKEGYQVDLLVPGLAKEDFKINLENKVLTISAEKAAETKDENQKQLRREFSFRSFKRSFTLNEQVDAEKIQAKYENGILKLQLAKKEKVQDAAKAIVVE, encoded by the coding sequence ATGACATTCGTAAAATTCAACCAGGCTCCAGCAGTAAAATCTTTCGGTGGTTTAGTAGAAGATATCTTCAACCACAATGGCTTTAGCAGATTTTTGAAAGATGACGTTCACACCAACGACTTCTACGGTGCTTACCCACCAGTGAACATCACAGAAAATAAAGAAGGATACCAGGTAGATCTGCTTGTACCAGGTTTAGCAAAAGAAGATTTCAAGATCAATCTTGAAAACAAAGTATTGACTATCAGTGCAGAGAAAGCTGCTGAAACCAAAGATGAAAATCAGAAACAATTACGCAGAGAGTTCAGCTTCCGTTCATTCAAACGTTCCTTTACCTTAAATGAACAGGTGGATGCTGAAAAGATCCAGGCGAAATACGAAAATGGTATACTGAAATTGCAGCTGGCGAAGAAAGAAAAAGTGCAGGATGCAGCAAAAGCAATTGTAGTTGAATAA
- a CDS encoding decarboxylase — MNSTYTDLVHQTFEFPQEGFDVQDNYLEFNGVDIKALIDKYGTPFKLTYLPKIGMQINKAKKMFQDAIKKNRYDGNYYYCYCTKSSHFSFIMEETLKHGIHIETSFAYDIDIVTKLYERKKINKDTFVICNGYKTKPYTKAISRLINSGFRNVIPVLDNKEELEDYKKFIRTKDKVKLGLRIAAEEEPTFDFYTSRLGIRSRDVLEFYVDKLKGNEKFELKMLHFFMNKGIKDDIYYWSQFNRVVNLYCQLKKICPELDSINVGGGFPIKHSLGFDYDYNYIVNEIVANIKSICKKNKVPVPDIYTEFGSFTVGESGAVIYSVVGEKMQNDRENWYMIDSSFITTLPDTWGIGEKFLMLPINKWDQEYQEVHLGGLTCDGYDFYTSEEHINAVFLPKLAGEEPLYIGFFHTGAYQDQLSGYGGIKHCLIPSPKHVIIGYDKNGQLKDWLYAKEQTAQSMLKILGY, encoded by the coding sequence ATGAACAGTACCTACACAGATCTCGTGCACCAAACCTTCGAATTCCCACAGGAAGGTTTTGACGTTCAGGATAACTACCTGGAGTTTAATGGAGTGGATATCAAGGCTTTGATAGACAAGTATGGGACACCTTTCAAGCTGACTTATCTGCCGAAAATCGGTATGCAGATTAATAAGGCGAAGAAAATGTTCCAGGATGCAATTAAGAAGAACAGGTACGACGGGAACTATTACTACTGTTATTGCACCAAGAGTTCGCATTTCTCCTTTATCATGGAGGAAACGCTAAAGCATGGTATTCATATCGAGACTTCCTTCGCGTATGACATAGACATCGTCACGAAGTTGTACGAAAGGAAAAAGATCAACAAGGATACTTTTGTGATATGCAATGGTTACAAGACCAAGCCATATACAAAAGCTATTTCCCGTCTGATCAACTCAGGTTTCCGCAATGTGATTCCTGTACTGGATAACAAAGAGGAGCTGGAGGATTACAAAAAATTCATTCGTACAAAGGATAAGGTGAAGCTGGGGCTGCGTATTGCGGCGGAAGAGGAACCTACCTTTGATTTTTACACATCCAGATTAGGCATCCGCTCCCGTGATGTGCTGGAGTTTTACGTGGATAAGCTGAAGGGAAATGAAAAATTTGAGCTGAAAATGCTGCATTTTTTCATGAACAAGGGTATTAAAGATGATATCTATTACTGGAGCCAGTTTAACCGTGTGGTGAACCTGTACTGTCAGTTAAAGAAAATCTGCCCTGAGCTGGATAGCATTAACGTAGGTGGTGGATTTCCTATTAAACACTCCCTTGGTTTTGACTATGACTACAATTACATTGTAAATGAGATTGTTGCCAACATCAAGAGTATTTGTAAGAAGAATAAGGTACCCGTTCCGGATATCTACACTGAATTTGGATCTTTCACAGTGGGAGAGAGCGGCGCTGTAATCTATAGCGTTGTGGGTGAAAAGATGCAGAACGATAGAGAGAACTGGTATATGATTGACAGTTCCTTTATCACCACCCTGCCTGATACCTGGGGTATCGGGGAAAAGTTCCTGATGTTACCCATTAATAAATGGGATCAGGAATACCAGGAGGTCCATCTTGGAGGGCTGACCTGTGACGGATATGACTTTTACACTTCAGAAGAGCACATTAATGCGGTGTTCCTGCCGAAGCTTGCCGGAGAGGAGCCATTATACATTGGTTTCTTCCATACCGGTGCTTACCAGGACCAGTTAAGTGGATATGGCGGTATCAAACACTGTCTGATCCCTTCGCCTAAACATGTGATCATCGGATATGACAAAAACGGGCAGCTGAAAGACTGGCTGTATGCCAAGGAGCAAACTGCCCAGAGTATGTTAAAGATTTTGGGTTATTAA